The following proteins are encoded in a genomic region of Diabrotica virgifera virgifera chromosome 1, PGI_DIABVI_V3a:
- the LOC114335561 gene encoding procathepsin L, whose translation MKLFVAIYLIIHIVTALSDKEAWKIFKDTYGKSYTLLEEPNRFRVFQVNLQRIQCHNKRFEAGQSSYKLGVTEFTDLTSLEFLAKFKPIKINASNNESNIQQHTIGDLPDEIDWREKGAVTEVKDQGALGACGAFSVTGAVEGANLISTGTLISLSEKNLVDCIKTNSCDADWITRAFEYIENKGIMSEDDYPATSDDTCKYNASQVAAKIKSFTYIKQDDELELQKAVAFKGPISVIINVTPNFQFYVSGIFDDENCIPDQLNHSALVVGYGISNGKYYWIVKNSWGASWGMDGYILMSRNKNNQCGIAKSAVYATV comes from the exons GATACATATGGTAAATCTTACACCTTATTAGAAGAACCAAATCGTTTTAGAGTTTTTCAAGTTAATTTACAAAGAATTCAATGTCACAATAAAAGATTTGAAGCTGGGCAATCATCTTATAAACTCGGTGTCACAGAATTTACCGATTTAACATCATTAGAGTTTTTAGCTAAGTTTAAGCCAATTAAAATTAATGCATCTAATAACGAAAGCAATATTCAACAACACACTATTGGTGATTTACCAGATGAAATTGACTGGAGAGAAAAGGGTGCTGTAACTGAAGTAAAAGATCAAGGAGCTTTAGGTGCATGTGGAGCTTTTAGTGTA ACTGGTGCAGTAGAGGGTGCTAACCTTATATCAACTGGCACATTAATTTCTCTTAGTGAAAAAAATCTAGTAGATTGTATAAAAACGAATTCCTGTGATGCGGATTGGATAACAAGAGCTTTTGAGTATATAGAAAATAAGGGAATTATGTCGGAAGATGATTATCCTGCGACTTCTGATGATACCTGCAAATATAATGCTTCTCAAGTTGCTgccaaaataaaaagttttacgtATATTAAACAAGATGACGAATTAGAACTACAGAAGGCCGTTGCATTTAAAGGACCAATTTCTGTCATTATTAATGTCACTCCTAATTTCCAATTTTACGTATCAG GTATATTTGATGACGAGAATTGCATTCCAGACCAATTAAATCACAGTGCTCTCGTGGTAGGATATGGAATTTCTAATGGTAAATATTATTGGATAGTTAAAAATTCGTGGGGGGCCAGCTGGGGTATGGATGGTTACATACTAATGTCCAGAAATAAGAATAATCAATGTGGAATTGCTAAGAGTGCAGTGTATGCAACTGTATAG